The Shewanella sp. MTB7 genome includes a window with the following:
- a CDS encoding DUF417 family protein — protein sequence MKYQSSTVKKLTAIGQKIEKAGLPLLYLSLGVIYIWFGGIKFSAGQAEGMFGMINNNPLVSWLYVFLSKEGLVTFLGSVEIMIGLLILGRFINPILSAIGGLLSITLFTVTLSMMIFLPGITTEAGFPTLSFVGEFLLKDIGLFAASVFIAGNSLTVLTCNHPDSK from the coding sequence ATGAAATATCAATCAAGCACAGTTAAGAAACTTACTGCTATAGGCCAAAAAATTGAGAAAGCAGGTTTACCTTTACTCTACCTCTCCTTAGGCGTTATCTATATTTGGTTTGGTGGGATCAAATTCTCAGCCGGACAAGCTGAAGGTATGTTCGGCATGATTAATAACAATCCATTAGTGTCATGGCTCTATGTATTCTTATCTAAAGAAGGATTAGTGACTTTTCTTGGCAGCGTAGAGATCATGATTGGGTTACTGATTTTAGGCCGCTTTATAAACCCTATTTTATCGGCTATTGGTGGTTTACTTTCAATCACACTATTTACTGTCACTCTGAGCATGATGATATTTTTACCGGGTATTACAACAGAGGCAGGCTTTCCAACTCTGAGTTTTGTTGGTGAGTTTTTACTAAAAGATATCGGCTTATTTGCCGCATCTGTGTTCATTGCTGGCAATAGCTTAACAGTGTTAACTTGCAATCATCCTGATAGCAAATAA
- a CDS encoding porin, producing the protein MQNKTVKLSLLTLALTIPMSVVQANDAGVSKEALQKELNAIQQRLAALEVDGETSSAASNTSINFYGSLRPTFGVTHTDSDDVWDVGDALSRLGIYTEHKVNDSLVAFARGEFKVNIQANGDFGEARKAYVGIKGDFGRVAIGKQSSTQYRIIADPVDIFNRAATPLAYDSASPFRINNLVTYRKSFGDLSFSVDSQFDGSRPDNTSDFFNTGLEYTTDFIRAAFAYYSKKLNDGNDEKTYGVSLSKNFGPLYFAAAYQDVEVNNTSGSTLDVVAAYAITEIYKLKVGVSAFDDGFGDLVSGNYTAYNTTLEWQGTADFRLFVEYQKTAFDYREDNDQLMVGMRYDFDYGF; encoded by the coding sequence ATGCAAAATAAAACAGTAAAACTATCCCTGCTTACTTTGGCTTTAACAATCCCAATGTCTGTGGTTCAAGCTAATGATGCTGGCGTGAGTAAAGAGGCATTACAAAAAGAGCTGAATGCCATTCAGCAAAGATTGGCTGCGCTAGAGGTTGATGGAGAGACAAGTAGTGCAGCATCAAATACCAGTATTAACTTTTATGGTTCATTGCGCCCAACATTTGGTGTAACTCACACTGATTCTGATGATGTTTGGGACGTGGGTGATGCTTTGTCTCGTCTGGGGATTTACACAGAGCATAAAGTGAATGATTCATTGGTCGCGTTTGCCCGTGGAGAGTTCAAAGTAAACATTCAGGCCAATGGCGATTTTGGTGAAGCGCGAAAGGCCTATGTTGGTATTAAAGGAGACTTTGGACGTGTGGCTATCGGTAAGCAATCATCGACTCAATACCGTATCATTGCTGATCCGGTTGATATCTTTAACCGCGCTGCGACGCCATTGGCCTATGACAGTGCCAGCCCATTTCGTATCAATAACTTAGTTACTTACCGTAAAAGCTTTGGCGATCTAAGTTTCTCTGTAGATTCACAATTTGATGGCAGCAGACCTGATAATACGAGTGACTTCTTTAACACTGGTCTTGAGTACACTACCGACTTTATTCGTGCGGCTTTTGCTTATTACAGTAAGAAGCTTAATGACGGTAATGATGAGAAAACCTATGGTGTATCATTGTCCAAAAACTTCGGCCCTCTATATTTTGCTGCTGCGTATCAAGATGTTGAGGTGAATAATACTAGTGGTTCAACATTGGATGTTGTTGCAGCTTATGCTATCACCGAGATCTATAAGCTAAAAGTCGGGGTTTCGGCCTTTGATGATGGTTTTGGGGATCTTGTTTCAGGTAATTACACTGCCTATAACACGACGTTAGAGTGGCAGGGAACAGCAGATTTTCGTCTATTTGTTGAATATCAGAAGACAGCATTTGATTACCGTGAAGATAATGACCAGCTAATGGTTGGCATGCGTTATGACTTCGATTACGGCTTTTAA
- the gcvP gene encoding aminomethyl-transferring glycine dehydrogenase, with product MSNSNLLAQLGTDNAFIARHNGPDEAEKQLMLAAIGCDSIAVLIAQTVPSNIRLDQGLELESAQSEAGMLATLKAIAAKNMINKSYIGQGYYDTHVPNVILRNVMENPGWYTTYTPYQPEIAQGRLEALLNYQQMIIDLTGMELANASMLDEATAAAEAMALCKRAGKSKSNLFFVASDVHPQTLDVIKTRAHCFGFDILVAPASELPKMDVFGALLQYPGTTGQVQNLELLIKQAQEKRALVVVATDLLALTLLKAPGEMGADVVIGSSQRFGVPMGFGGPHAAFMSTREKYKRTIPGRVIGVSIDTKGKQALRMAMQTREQHIRREKATSNICTAQALLANMAAFYAVYHGPQGLRKIGRRVHHLTAILALGLKEAGFKLAHEAFFDTLTITTNEQTQAIYQRALDVGLNLRLLPSRLGISIDETTSADDIEALWLAITGQALRVSDFEVQASSDEFAAIPADCRRESRYLTHKVFNQYHSETLMLRYLKSLENKDFSLTHGMIPLGSCTMKLNATAQMIPVTWPELNQLHPFVPAQQSVGYQEISDSLSEMLKCITGYDAFSLQPNSGAQGEYAGLIAIQKYHASRGDLHRNVCLIPSSAHGTNPASAAMVSMRVVIVGCDAKGNVDIDDLAAKIEEHADRLSCIMITYPSTHGVYEGGIREICERVHTAGGQVYLDGANMNAQVGLTSPGFIGSDVSHLNLHKTFCIPHGGGGPGMGPIGVKSHLAPFLPGHSIHQTSGAIAATALGSASILPISWAYIALMGSDGLTQATELAILNANYLMEKLRPHYPVLYLGEEGRVAHECIIDLRPLKESSGISEEDVAKRLMDFGFHAPTMSFPVAGTLMIEPTESESLVELDKFIHAMVTIRAEIAKVESGEWTLTDNPLVNAPHTMNDLSQTLWDHPYSRKVACFPGLNQTQAKFWPSTNRIDNVYGDRNLICSCPDIDSYRD from the coding sequence ATGAGTAATAGTAATTTATTAGCCCAACTGGGCACTGATAACGCGTTTATCGCACGTCATAACGGGCCCGATGAAGCGGAAAAGCAGCTGATGTTAGCAGCGATAGGCTGTGACTCTATTGCGGTGCTTATCGCTCAAACCGTACCGAGTAATATCCGGTTGGATCAAGGCCTAGAGCTCGAATCTGCCCAGAGCGAAGCGGGGATGTTGGCGACTCTTAAGGCCATCGCTGCTAAGAATATGATCAATAAAAGTTACATTGGTCAAGGCTATTACGATACGCATGTCCCTAACGTAATTTTACGCAACGTGATGGAAAATCCAGGTTGGTACACGACCTATACGCCTTACCAACCTGAGATAGCTCAAGGTCGACTCGAAGCGTTACTCAATTATCAGCAGATGATCATTGATCTGACCGGCATGGAGCTAGCAAATGCCTCCATGTTGGATGAAGCTACAGCGGCTGCCGAGGCGATGGCCCTGTGTAAACGAGCTGGAAAGAGCAAGAGTAACCTGTTTTTTGTTGCCAGTGATGTTCACCCTCAAACCTTAGATGTGATCAAAACCCGAGCCCACTGTTTTGGTTTTGATATCCTGGTTGCGCCTGCCAGCGAGCTGCCTAAGATGGATGTATTTGGTGCCTTACTGCAATACCCTGGCACTACAGGGCAAGTGCAAAACCTTGAACTGCTGATTAAACAGGCTCAAGAAAAGAGAGCATTAGTGGTCGTGGCGACAGATCTACTTGCGCTCACCTTACTCAAGGCGCCGGGCGAGATGGGCGCGGACGTCGTTATTGGTAGCTCACAACGTTTCGGTGTTCCCATGGGATTCGGCGGTCCTCACGCGGCATTCATGTCCACGCGAGAAAAATACAAACGCACGATCCCTGGTCGGGTGATAGGTGTATCAATCGATACTAAAGGTAAGCAAGCTTTGCGTATGGCAATGCAGACTCGTGAACAACATATTCGCCGTGAAAAAGCGACCTCAAACATCTGTACCGCTCAGGCTCTGTTGGCCAATATGGCGGCTTTCTATGCAGTCTATCATGGACCGCAAGGATTGAGGAAAATTGGTCGACGAGTACATCATCTAACAGCGATCTTGGCTTTAGGCTTGAAAGAGGCGGGTTTCAAGCTGGCCCATGAGGCTTTTTTTGACACCTTAACCATAACAACTAATGAACAGACTCAAGCAATCTACCAGCGTGCTTTGGATGTAGGGCTTAACCTACGTCTTCTGCCAAGCCGCTTAGGGATCAGTATTGATGAAACCACCAGCGCTGACGATATCGAAGCGCTTTGGTTGGCGATCACGGGGCAAGCCTTGCGGGTTAGCGACTTTGAGGTTCAGGCATCAAGCGATGAGTTTGCGGCTATTCCGGCGGATTGTCGCCGCGAGTCACGCTATCTAACTCATAAGGTATTTAATCAATATCATAGCGAAACGTTAATGCTGCGTTATTTGAAGTCATTGGAAAATAAAGATTTTTCACTCACGCATGGGATGATCCCACTTGGCTCTTGCACCATGAAGTTAAATGCAACGGCGCAGATGATCCCCGTGACCTGGCCTGAGTTGAACCAGTTACATCCGTTTGTGCCAGCGCAGCAGAGCGTGGGATATCAAGAGATCAGTGATTCGTTGAGTGAGATGCTCAAATGTATTACCGGCTACGATGCATTCTCCTTGCAACCTAACTCAGGTGCACAGGGGGAATACGCTGGTTTAATCGCGATTCAGAAATACCATGCTAGCCGTGGTGACCTGCACCGTAACGTTTGCTTGATCCCAAGTTCTGCCCACGGCACCAATCCTGCCAGTGCTGCTATGGTGTCGATGCGGGTGGTGATTGTTGGTTGTGATGCCAAAGGAAATGTGGATATCGATGACTTGGCTGCCAAGATTGAGGAACATGCAGATCGTCTGTCTTGCATCATGATCACTTATCCATCGACACACGGTGTTTATGAAGGTGGCATTCGTGAAATTTGTGAGCGGGTACATACCGCCGGAGGTCAAGTTTACCTCGATGGTGCCAATATGAATGCTCAAGTGGGATTAACGTCACCGGGCTTTATCGGTTCTGATGTTTCTCATCTTAATTTACACAAAACCTTCTGTATTCCACACGGTGGTGGCGGCCCGGGAATGGGCCCTATCGGTGTGAAATCTCATCTTGCCCCATTTCTACCGGGACACAGTATTCATCAGACCTCTGGAGCCATTGCTGCTACGGCGTTAGGCAGTGCTTCCATACTGCCTATCTCTTGGGCTTATATCGCTCTGATGGGATCCGATGGTCTAACTCAGGCGACAGAGCTTGCCATACTGAATGCTAACTATCTGATGGAAAAACTACGTCCTCATTATCCCGTGCTTTATCTTGGTGAAGAAGGCCGTGTTGCCCATGAGTGCATCATCGATCTGCGCCCCCTTAAAGAGAGCTCGGGGATCAGTGAAGAGGATGTGGCTAAGCGCTTAATGGATTTTGGTTTCCATGCACCGACCATGTCATTTCCTGTTGCTGGGACCTTGATGATAGAGCCAACTGAGAGCGAGTCATTGGTTGAATTGGATAAATTTATACATGCCATGGTTACGATACGTGCTGAAATCGCCAAAGTGGAAAGTGGAGAGTGGACGCTAACAGATAACCCCTTGGTGAATGCACCCCATACGATGAATGATCTGAGCCAAACGCTGTGGGATCATCCTTACTCACGCAAAGTCGCTTGTTTCCCTGGGCTTAACCAAACTCAGGCCAAATTTTGGCCTAGCACCAATCGTATCGACAATGTGTATGGTGACAGAAACCTTATCTGCAGTTGCCCTGATATCGATAGCTACCGCGATTAA
- the gcvH gene encoding glycine cleavage system protein GcvH, giving the protein MSSVESNYKFAATHEWVKDNGDGTVTVGISEHAQGLLGDVVFVELPEEGDVTVATENFSLVESVKAASDVYAPVSGIIIAVNEALDDSPEIVNDSPFEVGWIAKIKLDKPQELETLMNFDSYVASLDS; this is encoded by the coding sequence ATGAGCTCAGTTGAGTCTAATTATAAGTTTGCCGCTACTCACGAATGGGTCAAGGACAATGGTGATGGCACCGTGACAGTTGGGATCTCCGAACATGCCCAAGGATTACTTGGGGACGTGGTGTTTGTTGAGTTGCCAGAAGAGGGTGACGTGACCGTCGCCACGGAAAACTTCTCACTGGTGGAGTCAGTTAAAGCAGCATCGGATGTCTATGCACCAGTATCGGGCATCATTATTGCGGTTAATGAAGCGCTGGATGATAGCCCTGAGATCGTGAATGATTCACCGTTTGAAGTGGGTTGGATAGCCAAGATTAAACTCGATAAGCCGCAAGAACTTGAGACGCTGATGAACTTTGACTCCTATGTCGCGAGCTTAGATAGCTAA
- the glyA gene encoding serine hydroxymethyltransferase: MKSIYSSKELEHFFAAGLAATDDKIQAAIDLETKRQEQQIELIASENIVSKAVIEAQGTSLTNKYAEGYPGRRYYGGCEFVDIVEQLAIDRAKVLFGSEFVNVQPHSGAQANGAVFQALLQPGDTILGMSLDAGGHLTHGARPAQSGKWFNAIQYGVLKDSCLIDFAQVEMLAREHKPKMIIAGGSAIPREIDFARFRAIADEVGAYLMVDMAHIAGLVATNYHQNPLPHAHVVTTTTHKTLRGPRGGMVLTNHEDIAKKINSAVFPGLQGGPLMHVIAAKAVALGEALEPEFIQYIEQVINNAKTLAKTLQEHGCDIVTNGTDTHLMLVDLRPKGLKGNKAEESLERAGITCNKNGIPFDTEKPMVTSGIRLGTPAGTSRGFGQNEFIQIGHWIGNVLDGLAVNPDDNSQVESTVLKQVHALCARFPLYR; this comes from the coding sequence ATGAAAAGCATATACAGCTCCAAAGAACTCGAACATTTTTTTGCCGCAGGATTAGCCGCTACCGATGATAAAATTCAAGCTGCTATCGATCTTGAAACCAAACGACAAGAGCAACAGATAGAGCTAATCGCGTCTGAAAACATTGTGTCGAAGGCGGTGATAGAAGCGCAGGGAACTTCATTAACCAACAAGTATGCAGAGGGCTATCCCGGTCGTCGTTATTACGGTGGCTGTGAATTTGTCGATATCGTGGAGCAGTTAGCAATCGATAGAGCTAAGGTTTTGTTTGGTTCAGAGTTTGTCAATGTGCAGCCGCATTCTGGCGCACAAGCCAATGGTGCAGTTTTTCAAGCGCTGCTTCAGCCCGGTGATACTATTCTAGGCATGTCACTGGATGCCGGTGGTCATTTGACTCACGGTGCACGTCCAGCTCAATCGGGGAAGTGGTTTAATGCCATACAATATGGGGTGCTCAAAGATAGCTGTTTAATCGACTTTGCTCAGGTAGAGATGTTGGCTCGCGAGCATAAACCTAAGATGATCATTGCTGGTGGCTCAGCGATCCCGCGTGAGATAGATTTTGCTCGTTTCAGAGCCATTGCCGACGAAGTTGGTGCTTATCTCATGGTCGACATGGCACATATTGCTGGTCTGGTTGCCACAAACTACCATCAAAACCCACTTCCTCATGCCCACGTTGTCACGACGACGACGCACAAAACTCTGCGTGGTCCACGTGGCGGGATGGTGCTGACTAATCATGAAGATATTGCCAAGAAAATAAACTCTGCAGTGTTCCCCGGTCTACAAGGCGGGCCGCTGATGCATGTGATAGCCGCTAAGGCTGTAGCGCTAGGCGAAGCGTTGGAACCTGAATTTATCCAGTATATCGAGCAAGTGATCAACAATGCCAAGACACTTGCTAAGACCTTGCAAGAGCACGGCTGCGATATCGTAACCAATGGCACAGATACTCATCTGATGTTGGTAGACCTTAGGCCTAAAGGCTTAAAGGGCAATAAAGCGGAAGAGAGTTTAGAGCGTGCTGGGATCACCTGTAACAAGAATGGCATTCCTTTCGATACTGAAAAACCTATGGTGACTTCGGGCATACGTTTAGGTACACCTGCGGGCACCAGTCGAGGATTCGGGCAGAATGAGTTTATTCAAATTGGTCACTGGATTGGCAATGTGCTCGATGGGTTGGCTGTAAATCCCGATGACAACAGTCAAGTTGAGTCGACTGTGCTTAAGCAAGTACACGCATTGTGTGCAAGATTTCCTCTGTATCGCTAA
- a CDS encoding serine dehydratase beta chain encodes MAHCIFDLVNIGINPSKSHTVGPMVDCNLIYRIAYAR; translated from the coding sequence ATGGCACATTGTATTTTTGACTTGGTTAATATCGGCATCAACCCGTCGAAATCTCATACTGTGGGCCCTATGGTGGACTGTAACCTAATTTACCGAATTGCTTATGCCAGATGA
- a CDS encoding helix-turn-helix domain-containing protein, which yields MKNKNETDSAPSMNIVRNKGNEPKIKTVHIGQQVKAIRTQNKFTLEEASRRTGLAKSTLSKIENEQISPTFMVLQKLAAGLEIDLPQLFSQPSKAQASGRRDITKANTGKAHLTPTYEHELLATELSNKKMLPYKTCIRSRSFDEYDDWIRHEGEDFLFVLDGDIQLFTEFYEPAFLSKGDSAYYDATMGHAVISVSEQDAHILWVTST from the coding sequence ATGAAAAACAAAAATGAGACTGACTCAGCTCCTTCGATGAACATAGTCAGAAATAAAGGCAATGAGCCCAAAATAAAAACTGTTCATATAGGCCAGCAAGTTAAGGCAATAAGAACCCAAAATAAGTTCACTTTAGAAGAAGCTAGCCGTCGAACCGGTCTGGCTAAATCCACCTTATCAAAAATTGAAAATGAGCAGATATCGCCAACATTTATGGTATTGCAGAAATTAGCAGCTGGGCTCGAAATAGATCTGCCTCAATTATTCTCCCAGCCAAGTAAAGCACAAGCCAGCGGACGCAGAGATATAACCAAAGCCAATACAGGTAAAGCTCACCTGACGCCGACCTATGAGCACGAACTGCTCGCAACAGAACTCAGCAATAAGAAAATGTTGCCCTATAAGACCTGTATTCGTTCGAGAAGCTTCGATGAATACGACGATTGGATCCGTCATGAAGGTGAGGATTTTTTATTTGTATTAGACGGTGATATTCAATTATTCACAGAGTTCTATGAACCCGCATTCTTAAGTAAAGGTGATAGCGCCTATTACGATGCGACCATGGGTCATGCCGTTATATCTGTCAGTGAACAAGATGCTCATATCCTCTGGGTCACCTCCACATAA
- a CDS encoding alanine/glycine:cation symporter family protein, translated as MEFITSAITYINGIVWGLPMLIAILGVGLFLTIGLNLMPILKLGSGFKLLWRGRIPEKDKKVKGEISPFNALMTSLSATIGTGNIAGVATAIFLGGPGALFWMWCTALVGMATKFAEAVLAVKYREIDENGNYIGGPMYYIKNGLSKKWAWLGTAFALFGSIAGFGIGNTVQANSVANAIESNFGVASWITGLVMMILVGLVLMGGIKRIADVAGKLVPLMATFYIAGGIAVLIVNAAELPAALMLIYKSAFTGTAAEGGFAGAAVWAAVRFGVARGVFSNEAGLGSAPIAHAAAQTNNPVAQGLVAMLGTFIDTLVVCTITGLAIIVTGEWTSGTTGAELTSAAFGSSIPYGNYIVAIALSIFAFTTILGWSVYSEKCVQYLLGVKAVVPFRVLWILVVPIGAVSSLEFIWLLADTLNAMMAIPNLIALALLSPIVFKLSKEYFRKEAETNSAEVKVEES; from the coding sequence ATGGAATTTATTACAAGCGCTATCACATACATCAACGGCATTGTCTGGGGACTCCCCATGCTTATCGCCATTTTAGGCGTCGGCCTGTTCCTGACCATAGGTCTGAATTTAATGCCGATCTTAAAACTGGGTTCAGGATTTAAGCTCCTTTGGCGAGGCCGAATTCCTGAAAAAGATAAAAAAGTAAAAGGTGAGATTAGTCCTTTTAATGCCTTAATGACTTCACTTTCTGCAACAATTGGAACCGGTAATATTGCCGGTGTCGCCACCGCTATCTTCCTCGGTGGTCCCGGCGCACTCTTCTGGATGTGGTGTACAGCACTGGTCGGCATGGCAACCAAGTTTGCCGAGGCTGTACTAGCCGTTAAATACCGAGAAATCGATGAAAATGGCAATTACATCGGTGGTCCCATGTATTACATCAAAAATGGTCTCTCCAAGAAATGGGCTTGGCTTGGCACCGCTTTCGCTCTATTTGGATCCATTGCAGGTTTTGGTATTGGTAATACAGTACAAGCAAACTCAGTCGCCAACGCGATCGAGTCAAACTTTGGTGTCGCCTCTTGGATAACCGGTCTCGTTATGATGATCTTGGTCGGTCTAGTCTTGATGGGCGGAATTAAACGTATCGCTGACGTCGCCGGTAAACTCGTCCCATTAATGGCAACCTTCTATATTGCAGGCGGTATAGCGGTACTGATTGTTAACGCCGCAGAATTACCAGCAGCGCTCATGCTTATCTACAAGAGTGCCTTTACTGGTACCGCCGCAGAAGGCGGATTTGCGGGTGCCGCGGTTTGGGCCGCGGTTCGTTTCGGTGTCGCACGTGGTGTGTTCTCTAACGAAGCAGGATTAGGTAGCGCGCCAATTGCTCACGCAGCAGCCCAAACTAATAACCCCGTAGCTCAGGGTTTAGTTGCCATGTTAGGTACGTTTATCGATACCTTAGTCGTTTGTACCATTACTGGCCTTGCCATTATCGTCACCGGCGAGTGGACCAGTGGTACTACTGGTGCAGAGCTCACCTCGGCAGCATTTGGTTCATCAATCCCATACGGTAACTATATTGTAGCTATTGCTCTGTCTATCTTCGCCTTCACGACTATTTTAGGCTGGAGTGTTTACAGCGAAAAATGTGTTCAATATCTGCTTGGCGTAAAAGCTGTTGTTCCTTTTAGGGTACTTTGGATTCTAGTTGTCCCCATCGGCGCAGTAAGTTCATTAGAATTTATCTGGTTACTGGCAGATACATTAAACGCCATGATGGCCATTCCAAACCTTATCGCTTTAGCCTTATTGAGCCCTATTGTGTTTAAGCTGAGTAAAGAGTATTTCCGCAAAGAAGCTGAAACAAACAGCGCTGAAGTGAAAGTCGAAGAATCTTAA
- the gcvT gene encoding glycine cleavage system aminomethyltransferase GcvT, translated as MTQALKKTPCYHLHLEADAKMVPFAGYDMPVQYALGVKKEHLHTRAAAGLFDVSHMGQLRLHGTGAAKFLESLVPVDIIDLPQGKQRYALFTNEQGGLQDDLMVSNLGDHFFVVVNAACKAQDIAHLRTNLPEDVTLEVLEDRALLALQGPLAVNVMARHIPESAAMVFMDSKVLNFAGVECIFGRAGYTGEDGFEISIPAEHAERLTRLLLAEAEVEWVGLGARDSLRLESGLCLYGHDINTTTTPVEASLLWAISKNRRSDGLRAGGFPGAEIILDQLATKDISRKRVGLKGLGRAPVREGAELFNAEGDKIGVVTSGTAGPSCGFPVAMGYVATHYARLDTEIFAEVRGKMLPMQIAKMPFVEQRYFRG; from the coding sequence ATGACACAAGCACTAAAAAAGACCCCTTGTTATCATTTACACCTAGAAGCTGACGCTAAAATGGTGCCTTTTGCAGGCTATGATATGCCTGTTCAGTACGCTCTAGGCGTCAAAAAAGAACACTTACATACTCGCGCTGCCGCAGGGCTATTTGATGTCTCTCATATGGGTCAACTTAGGCTGCACGGCACTGGTGCTGCCAAATTTCTAGAGAGCTTGGTTCCGGTGGATATCATTGACCTGCCTCAAGGTAAGCAACGTTACGCACTTTTCACCAATGAACAAGGTGGATTACAAGACGATCTTATGGTCAGTAATCTAGGCGATCATTTTTTCGTGGTCGTAAATGCGGCCTGTAAAGCCCAAGATATCGCCCATCTACGCACTAATTTACCTGAAGATGTTACCCTTGAAGTCTTAGAAGATAGAGCACTATTAGCACTGCAAGGCCCCTTAGCCGTCAATGTCATGGCAAGGCATATTCCTGAATCTGCAGCCATGGTATTTATGGACTCAAAAGTGCTCAATTTCGCTGGCGTAGAGTGTATTTTTGGCCGAGCGGGTTACACAGGAGAAGATGGCTTTGAGATATCTATTCCCGCCGAGCACGCCGAACGATTAACGCGACTTCTGCTCGCTGAAGCTGAAGTTGAGTGGGTAGGGTTAGGCGCTAGGGATTCCCTTAGACTCGAGTCTGGACTCTGCTTATATGGCCATGATATCAACACAACTACCACACCTGTCGAAGCCAGTTTACTCTGGGCCATCAGTAAAAATCGCCGTTCTGACGGTCTGCGTGCTGGCGGCTTTCCTGGCGCAGAGATCATACTCGACCAACTTGCCACGAAAGATATCAGCCGTAAACGTGTCGGCTTGAAAGGACTTGGCAGGGCGCCAGTACGTGAAGGAGCTGAGCTGTTCAATGCCGAAGGAGACAAAATTGGTGTCGTCACCAGTGGCACAGCAGGGCCGAGTTGTGGATTTCCAGTTGCCATGGGCTATGTCGCAACTCACTATGCACGCTTAGATACAGAGATTTTTGCAGAGGTCAGAGGGAAGATGCTACCAATGCAAATTGCCAAAATGCCTTTCGTCGAGCAGAGATATTTTCGAGGTTAG
- a CDS encoding D-amino acid dehydrogenase, with protein sequence MRNYMQVLVLGGGVIGLTSAWYLAQAGHEVTVIERQQHSAKETSFANAGQISYGYSSPWAAPGIPTKALKWLIQKHAPLKIKPCISPELFSWASKMLANCNQARYQVNKSRMLRVANYSRDCLIELRQHHAIDYEGRQLGTLQVFRQHAQIDAVAKDIKLLQESGTRYQELDVEACIQAEPALANVRDKIVGGLRLPDDETGDCYLFCQQLVTLAKQAGVTFKFGTEILGLNLMDGKISSVSTNEGELSSEAYVVAMGSYSASLLQPLGLSIPVYPVKGYSLTLPVLNNERAPVSTVMDETYKVAITRFNQRIRVAGTAELSGYNLDLSQQRKETIAMVVNDLFPQGGDMEQAVFWTGLRPMTPDGTPIIGKTPISNLFTNTGHGTLGWTMACGSGKLLADLISNLIPDIDPKGLDIYRY encoded by the coding sequence ATAAGGAATTATATGCAGGTTTTAGTACTTGGTGGGGGAGTAATAGGCTTAACGTCGGCCTGGTATCTGGCACAAGCAGGTCATGAGGTCACAGTCATAGAGCGTCAGCAACACAGTGCTAAGGAGACCAGTTTTGCTAATGCCGGTCAGATATCTTACGGTTACTCCTCCCCTTGGGCTGCACCTGGAATACCCACCAAAGCGTTAAAGTGGTTGATTCAAAAACACGCACCGTTAAAAATTAAACCCTGCATTTCACCAGAACTCTTTTCTTGGGCAAGTAAAATGTTGGCTAACTGCAATCAAGCCCGTTATCAAGTGAATAAGTCACGCATGTTGCGCGTGGCCAATTATAGTCGCGACTGTTTAATTGAGCTGAGACAACATCATGCCATCGATTACGAGGGGCGTCAGCTAGGTACTTTACAAGTGTTTAGGCAGCATGCCCAGATAGACGCGGTGGCCAAAGATATCAAGCTGCTTCAAGAGAGTGGCACCCGATACCAAGAGCTCGATGTCGAGGCTTGTATTCAAGCAGAGCCAGCATTAGCCAATGTACGAGACAAGATTGTAGGAGGCTTGCGCCTACCGGATGATGAAACCGGTGATTGTTATCTGTTTTGTCAGCAATTAGTCACCTTAGCGAAACAAGCTGGCGTTACTTTTAAATTCGGCACTGAAATCCTAGGCCTCAACCTGATGGATGGTAAAATAAGTTCAGTATCGACCAACGAAGGTGAGCTCAGCTCTGAGGCTTATGTGGTCGCAATGGGCAGTTACTCAGCCTCCTTATTACAACCATTAGGCTTATCTATTCCCGTCTATCCCGTAAAAGGCTATTCATTAACTTTGCCTGTACTTAATAACGAGCGCGCTCCTGTATCTACTGTGATGGATGAAACCTATAAGGTCGCCATCACCCGCTTTAATCAACGTATTCGTGTCGCTGGCACGGCTGAACTCTCGGGATATAATCTCGATTTAAGCCAGCAGCGAAAAGAGACCATCGCTATGGTCGTCAATGATCTGTTCCCACAGGGTGGTGACATGGAGCAAGCCGTGTTTTGGACAGGACTCAGGCCTATGACCCCTGATGGCACGCCAATTATTGGTAAAACACCTATATCAAACTTATTTACCAATACAGGACACGGCACCCTTGGCTGGACTATGGCCTGTGGCTCAGGAAAATTACTCGCGGATCTAATCAGTAACCTAATACCGGATATCGATCCTAAAGGGCTAGATATCTATCGCTATTAA